The following nucleotide sequence is from Barnesiella viscericola DSM 18177.
TGGTCGGCCTGCAAATAATAGGTCTCCCGCTGTTTCAGCATCTGGGCGATGTAATCGCCCAGCTCTTCGGCACTCTTGCCCATCACCAACGGGCGTTTGACCCGTGCCCGCAACAACCGCCGGCACAAGGTAGGGACCGAGGCCGACAGATAGACCGTCACCCCCCGGGTGCGCATGTAGTCCATGTTGTCGAAGAAACAGGGAGTACCTCCACCCGTCGCCACCAGCACGTTGTCAAACTCGGCCACCTCGTGCAGCATGCGCCGCTCGATGTCGCGGAATCCCGCTTCGCCTCGCTCGGCAAACAGGTCGGCAACCCGCTTGCGGTAACGCGCCTCGATATAGGCGTCGAGATCGATAAACTCTACTTGCAGAAGTTCGGCAGCCCGTCGTCCCAAGGTCGTCTTTCCGGCCGCCATATACCCGATTAAAAAGATTGGTTTCATGGTTGTGTAATAGGAGTTACAGTATCCGGAGCCTCCTGGTGAGCCGACTCTCCGGCAGCGACCAACGCCTCGTGCTTGGCCCGCCACGTCTCGCCGAACTGGCCGGCCTCAAACCCGGCCAGGCTCTCGTTCAACATCTGCTTGTCGGCCGCATTCAAAGGCAGGCCCACGATAAAACTCGAAGCGGCCTCCTTCCCTTCGAGACCGGCCAGCAACACGGCCTTGTTGAGCAGGTAATCCATGTTG
It contains:
- a CDS encoding shikimate kinase — its product is MKPIFLIGYMAAGKTTLGRRAAELLQVEFIDLDAYIEARYRKRVADLFAERGEAGFRDIERRMLHEVAEFDNVLVATGGGTPCFFDNMDYMRTRGVTVYLSASVPTLCRRLLRARVKRPLVMGKSAEELGDYIAQMLKQRETYYLQADHTFNAEQYESTHSVDEAVCRLSRLMQESAGESSPGSGAQTTPV